In a single window of the Gossypium hirsutum isolate 1008001.06 chromosome D02, Gossypium_hirsutum_v2.1, whole genome shotgun sequence genome:
- the LOC121214863 gene encoding indole-3-acetic acid-induced protein ARG7, with protein MAIRSPRIISSKKVPKGYFAVYVGENQKRFVIPVSFLSQPLFQDLLGKSEEEFGYSHPTGGLTIPCDEDIFLDVTSRLNQL; from the coding sequence ATGGCTATCCGCTCGCCTCGTATCATAAGCTCTAAGAAAGTTCCCAAGGGCTACTTTGCAGTTTATGTTGGAGAAAACCAGAAGAGGTTTGTGATACCAGTGTCATTCTTGAGCCAGCCTTTATTTCAAGATTTGCTAGGCAAGTCAGAAGAAGAGTTCGGATATAGTCATCCTACCGGCGGCCTCACAATTCCCTGCGATGAAGATATTTTTCTTGATGTTACCTCTCGCTTGAATCAATTGTGA